The Mesorhizobium koreense genome includes a window with the following:
- a CDS encoding multiheme c-type cytochrome produces the protein MSRRLLCRAIAIILSCFVLSATQFARAEIPDELYKALKLSKDATPKEVYDAIVKRYYDPKQGHGKGAFADLWEPTPFTRYLEPKTLYVAPDMDFEVKRTECVECHTSVTPGWVHSWQKSVHGNLDEIRGLPAKDSRSYKQELITGVENNLHSMGLLPQGEKLREVGCIDCHMGVGKEAGNHKTDLHMPDAAACGQCHLKQFAERESERDTQSWPQKQWPDGRPSHALSWQANVETAIWAGMSQREVADGCSMCHTMQNTCNSCHTRHEFSAVEARKPETCSTCHNGVDHNEFEAFMLSKHGVVYQTQGSTWDWQKPLAKAFSEGGQVGPTCQTCHMEFNGEYSHNLVRKVRWGFEPKPEIADNLNDPWFQKRKEAWIGTCTQCHSPSFATSYLGMMDSGTKQGIELVKEARGVMQKLYDDKLLVGQTTNRPAPPKPDADSPGAFAGLFFSAGNFPTAIDYEFAQMWEQHIMQHFKGLAHVNPGGFTYSQGWSKLIRSLARIKDADTQLREKAALEARVEALEAKGKQGWLDLDTPTKRAAAGGAGFGLAGLGLGLLLLPAVRRRRKR, from the coding sequence ATGTCTCGACGTCTGCTCTGCCGCGCAATTGCGATTATCTTGTCCTGTTTCGTGCTGTCGGCGACCCAGTTCGCCCGTGCCGAAATACCCGACGAACTCTACAAGGCACTGAAGCTCTCCAAGGATGCGACGCCGAAGGAAGTCTACGACGCGATCGTCAAGCGCTATTACGATCCCAAGCAGGGCCACGGCAAAGGCGCCTTCGCCGATCTTTGGGAGCCCACCCCTTTCACCCGCTATCTCGAGCCGAAGACGCTTTACGTCGCTCCCGACATGGATTTCGAGGTCAAGCGCACCGAATGCGTCGAGTGCCACACCTCCGTCACACCCGGCTGGGTGCATTCCTGGCAGAAGAGCGTTCACGGCAATCTCGACGAGATCCGCGGCCTGCCGGCGAAAGATTCACGCTCCTACAAGCAGGAACTGATCACCGGCGTGGAGAACAATCTCCATTCGATGGGACTGTTGCCGCAAGGCGAGAAACTGCGTGAGGTCGGCTGCATCGACTGCCACATGGGTGTCGGCAAGGAAGCCGGCAATCATAAAACCGACCTGCACATGCCCGACGCGGCGGCATGCGGCCAATGCCATCTGAAGCAGTTCGCCGAGCGCGAATCGGAGCGCGACACGCAAAGCTGGCCGCAGAAGCAATGGCCGGACGGACGGCCTTCGCATGCCTTGTCGTGGCAGGCGAATGTCGAAACGGCGATCTGGGCCGGCATGTCGCAGCGCGAGGTCGCCGACGGCTGCTCAATGTGCCACACCATGCAGAACACCTGTAATTCCTGCCACACCAGGCATGAATTCTCGGCCGTCGAGGCGCGCAAGCCGGAGACCTGCTCGACGTGCCATAACGGTGTCGACCATAACGAGTTCGAGGCCTTCATGCTGTCGAAGCACGGCGTCGTCTACCAGACTCAAGGTTCGACCTGGGACTGGCAGAAGCCGCTCGCCAAGGCGTTCAGCGAAGGCGGCCAGGTCGGCCCGACCTGCCAGACCTGCCACATGGAATTCAACGGCGAGTACAGCCACAACCTCGTGCGCAAGGTCCGCTGGGGATTCGAGCCGAAGCCCGAGATCGCCGACAATCTCAACGATCCGTGGTTCCAGAAGCGCAAGGAAGCCTGGATAGGGACCTGCACGCAGTGCCATTCGCCGTCCTTCGCCACGTCCTATCTGGGCATGATGGACAGCGGCACCAAGCAGGGCATCGAGTTGGTCAAGGAAGCACGCGGCGTCATGCAGAAGCTCTATGACGACAAGCTGCTCGTCGGCCAGACCACCAACCGCCCCGCGCCGCCCAAGCCCGATGCCGACAGCCCCGGTGCGTTCGCGGGCCTGTTCTTCTCGGCCGGCAACTTCCCGACGGCGATCGACTACGAGTTCGCCCAGATGTGGGAGCAGCACATCATGCAGCACTTCAAGGGCCTCGCCCATGTGAATCCCGGCGGATTCACCTACTCCCAGGGCTGGTCGAAGCTGATCCGCAGCCTGGCGCGCATCAAGGACGCCGACACCCAGCTTCGCGAGAAGGCCGCCCTTGAGGCACGCGTCGAGGCGCTCGAGGCAAA